The following coding sequences lie in one Drosophila sulfurigaster albostrigata strain 15112-1811.04 chromosome 2R, ASM2355843v2, whole genome shotgun sequence genomic window:
- the LOC133836325 gene encoding COP9 signalosome complex subunit 5: protein MDVDAAQKTWELENNIQTLPNCDEIFRYDAEQQRQIIDAKPWEKDPHYFKDIKISALALLKMVMHARSGGTLEVMGLMLGKVEDNTMIVMDAFALPVEGTETRVNAQAQAYEYMTAYMEAAKEVGRLEHAVGWYHSHPGYGCWLSGIDVSTQMLNQTYQEPFVAIVVDPVRTVSAGKVCLGAFRTYPKGYKPPNEEPSEYQTIPLNKIEDFGVHCKQYYPLEISYFKSALDRKLLDSLWNKYWVNTLGSSGLLTNTEYTTGQIMDLSEKLEQSENFLGRGTDVNEKRSEDKLSKATRDCSRSTIELIHGLMAQIVKDKLFNKVGLGK from the exons ATGGACGTGGACGCTGCACAAAAGACGTGGGAGCTGGAAAATAACATACAAACGTTGCCAAACTGTGATGAAATCTTTCGTTACGATGCGGAGCAACAGCGTCAAATAATCGACGCCAAACCGTGGGAGAAGGATCCCCATTACTTCAAAGACATTAAGATCTCAGCATTGGCGTTGCTCAAGATGGTGATGCACGCACGCTCTGGAGGCACTCTTGAAGTGATGGGCCTCATGCTTGGCAAAGTCGAAGACAACACAATG ATTGTGATGGATGCATTTGCGCTGCCCGTGGAGGGCACCGAGACGCGTGTCAATGCCCAGGCACAGGCGTACGAGTACATGACCGCTTACATGGAGGCGGCAAAGGAAGTCGGACGCCTCGAACATGCTGTCGGCTGGTATCACAGTCATCCCGGCTATGGCTGCTGGTTGTCGGGTATTGACGTGTCCACGCAGATGCTCAACCAGACATACCAGGAGCCCTTTGTGGCCATTGTCGTAGATCCAGTCCGCACTGTCTCTGCCGGCAAGGTTTGCCTCGGTGCTTTCCGTACTTATCCCAAGGGTTACAAGCCACCGAATGAGGAGCCATCGGAATATCAAACGATTCCATTAAATAAGATTGAAGATTTTGGTGTGCACTGCAAGCAATACTATCCGCTGGAAATAAGCTACTTCAAGTCCGCCTTGGATCGCAAACTTCTTGATTCGCTGTGGAACAAGTATTGGGTCAACACTTTGGGTAGCTCCGGATTGCTTACAAACACCGAGTACACCACTGGTCAAATTATGGACTTATCTGAGAAGCTGGAGCAAAGCGAGAACTTCTTGGGACGCG GAACTGATGTGAATGAGAAACGCTCGGAGGACAAACTGTCGAAGGCTACTCGCGACTGCAGTCGCTCAACCATTGAGCTCATTCATGGCCTGATGGCGCAGATTGTCAAGGATAAGCTCTTCAACAAAGTTGGCCTAGGCAAATAG
- the LOC133837161 gene encoding LOW QUALITY PROTEIN: soluble guanylate cyclase 89Da (The sequence of the model RefSeq protein was modified relative to this genomic sequence to represent the inferred CDS: substituted 1 base at 1 genomic stop codon) encodes MYGMLYESVQHYVQEEXGTEIWDKVCRIVDCKHNAFKTHQIYPDKLMPDIAAALSACTGQSFDFCMNFFGKCFVRFFSNFGYDKMIRSTGRYFCDFLQSIDNIHLIMRFTYPKMKSPSMQLTSMDDSGAVILYRSSRTGMSKYLIGQMTEVAREFYGLEIKAYVVESQNDITGGTAGPIKLTEGPLTVIVKYRLDFDNREYMAKRVNTEAHPSQLKMPTVNMNVFLELFPFTFVLNHDMKITHAGEKVVETWIMHNPGANPKGFIGSHVMDLFYCRRPKDTTIDWDTLIQMRAVLFEFELIRTGHNRAAYDAVLNMDFENYDDMMLNEAQSIALEKAKEFSERDSSELDDGEGEIDPATGERRASQGLRSILLKGQMFYIKDVDSLIFLCSPLIENLDELHGIGLYLNDLNPHGLSRELVMAGWQHCSKLEIMFEKEEQRSDELEKSLELADSWKRQGDELLYSMIPRPIAERMRMGQEAVCQSFEEVSVIFIEVMNIYDSGSNNVQEAMQAVNTLNQVFSALDEEIISPFVYKVETVGMVYMAVSGAPDINPLHAEHACDMALRVIKKLRNHHEADIAIRVGINSGPVVAGVVGLKVPRYCLFGDTVNTASRMESSCDPWKIQLSHFTAMKVQEVGYKVESRGTVKVKGKGEMETYWLLDGPEGK; translated from the coding sequence ATGTATGGCATGCTTTATGAGAGTGTCCAGCACTATGTGCAGGAGGAATAAGGCACGGAGATCTGGGACAAGGTGTGCCGCATAGTCGACTGCAAGCACAACGCTTTTAAGACCCATCAGATATATCCCGATAAACTAATGCCTGATATTGCGGCCGCGTTGTCTGCTTGCACGGGACAATCCTTTGACTTTTGCATGAACttctttggcaaatgctttgtGCGCTTCTTTAGTAACTTTGGCTATGACAAGATGATTAGATCCACCGGTCGTTATTTTTGCGACTTTCTGCAATCCATCGACAATATCCATTTAATCATGCGATTCACGTACCCAAAGATGAAGTCCCCCAGCATGCAGCTGACCAGCATGGATGATAGCGGAGCCGTTATCTTGTATCGCAGCAGTCGAACGGGAATGTCCAAATATCTCATCGGTCAAATGACTGAGGTGGCCAGAGAGTTCTATGGCCTAGAGATCAAGGCGTATGTGGTCGAGAGTCAGAATGATATCACCGGAGGTACGGCGGGGCCTATTAAACTAACCGAGGGCCCCTTGACTGTTATTGTCAAATATCGGTTGGACTTTGATAATCGCGAGTATATGGCGAAGCGTGTGAATACCGAGGCGCATCCGTCGCAGCTCAAGATGCCCACGGTGAACATGAATGTGTTCCTCGAGCTGTTTCCCTTCACTTTTGTACTCAATCATGATATGAAAATTACTCATGCGGGTGAGAAAGTTGTGGAGACTTGGATCATGCACAATCCGGGTGCCAATCCCAAGGGTTTTATTGGCTCCCATGTCATGGATCTCTTCTACTGTCGTCGTCCCAAAGACACCACCATCGACTGGGACACTTTGATCCAAATGCGCGCGGTTCTCTTCGAATTCGAACTCATTCGCACCGGACACAATCGTGCCGCCTATGATGCGGTCCTCAATATGGACTTTGAAAACTACGACGACATGATGCTGAACGAGGCCCAGAGTATAGCTCTCGAAAAGGCAAAAGAATTCAGCGAGCGAGATTCGAGCGAACTGGATGATGGCGAAGGCGAAATTGATCCCGCAACGGGTGAACGACGAGCTTCGCAGGGACTGCGATCCATTCTGCTCAAAGGACAGATGTTTTACATCAAGGATGTCGActcattgatttttttgtgcaGTCCTCTTATAGAGAACCTCGATGAGCTGCATGGAATCGGTTTGTATCTCAATGATCTCAATCCTCATGGCTTGAGCCGTGAACTGGTCATGGCGGGTTGGCAGCACTGCTCCAAGCTGGAGATTATGTTCGAAAAAGAGGAACAACGCTCCGATGAGCTCGAAAAGTCTTTGGAGTTGGCAGACTCTTGGAAGCGTCAGGGCGATGAGCTGCTCTACTCCATGATACCGCGACCAATTGCCGAGCGAATGCGAATGGGCCAGGAGGCTGTCTGCCAGAGCTTCGAGGAGGTCTCCGTCATCTTTATCGAGGTAATGAACATCTACGACAGCGGATCGAATAATGTCCAAGAAGCCATGCAGGCCGTCAACACCCTCAATCAGGTCTTCTCTGCGCTTGATGAAGAGATTATCTCACCCTTTGTGTACAAGGTGGAAACTGTGGGCATGGTCTACATGGCTGTCTCTGGGGCACCGGATATAAATCCTCTTCATGCCGAGCACGCCTGCGACATGGCCCTGCGTGTTATCAAAAAGCTTAGGAATCACCATGAAGCAGATATTGCCATTCGTGTGGGCATCAACTCTGGTCCCGTGGTGGCGGGAGTTGTCGGCTTAAAAGTGCCGAGGTATTGTCTCTTTGGAGACACTGTGAACACGGCGTCGCGCATGGAGAGCAGCTGCGATCCCTGGAAGATTCAATTGTCCCACTTCACAGCCATGAAGGTGCAGGAGGTGGGCTACAAGGTCGAGTCCCGGGGCACAGTCAAGGTCAAAGGCAAGGGCGAGATGGAAACTTACTGGCTGCTGGACGGACCTGAAGGGAAATGA